Proteins from one Candidatus Eisenbacteria bacterium genomic window:
- a CDS encoding DUF1080 domain-containing protein, with amino-acid sequence MLPRYRPLRNPVWRMGIAALLLGLIAATLGLERPAAGTGTLLPPPPPKPRKVLGAVLFEDRFDDGKLDGWSPDRADTWVERSGMVRAQLPDERQQHSLLYAGAIEWTDYAVDFDVCGMRGVDKGVVVRVEEGSGIGVDLRGPGYQDILLHRKEWPMGRARVTNANGVWHHVRMEARGHRYRVWVDDALILDRVDKSGVRPRGRFALAAYTGGVGECLVYYDNVVVTAIGSDPAQDVSARSDTP; translated from the coding sequence ATGCTCCCTCGCTACCGACCGCTCCGGAACCCCGTCTGGCGCATGGGGATCGCGGCGTTGCTGCTGGGTCTGATCGCGGCCACGCTGGGGCTCGAACGCCCTGCGGCGGGGACCGGAACCCTGTTGCCACCGCCGCCGCCGAAGCCCCGGAAGGTGCTCGGAGCCGTGCTGTTCGAAGACCGCTTCGACGACGGGAAGCTCGACGGCTGGTCCCCGGATCGCGCGGATACCTGGGTGGAGCGCAGCGGCATGGTGCGCGCCCAGCTCCCCGACGAGCGTCAGCAGCACTCGCTGCTGTATGCGGGGGCGATCGAATGGACCGACTACGCAGTCGACTTCGACGTGTGCGGCATGCGCGGCGTCGACAAAGGCGTGGTGGTGCGGGTCGAGGAAGGCTCCGGCATCGGCGTCGACCTGCGCGGTCCCGGGTACCAGGACATCCTGCTGCATCGCAAGGAGTGGCCGATGGGTCGCGCGCGAGTCACGAACGCGAACGGGGTGTGGCACCACGTGCGCATGGAGGCCCGCGGACATCGCTACCGCGTGTGGGTCGACGACGCGCTGATCCTCGATCGCGTCGACAAGAGCGGCGTGCGTCCGCGCGGCCGCTTCGCGCTCGCCGCCTACACGGGCGGCGTCGGTGAGTGCCTCGTCTACTACGACAACGTGGTGGTGACCGCGATCGGTTCGGATCCCGCGCAGGACGTGTCGGCGCGCAGCGACACGCCGTGA